One window of the Melopsittacus undulatus isolate bMelUnd1 chromosome 20 unlocalized genomic scaffold, bMelUnd1.mat.Z SUPER_20_unloc_1, whole genome shotgun sequence genome contains the following:
- the MLLT11 gene encoding protein AF1q, whose translation MLDTISSQYDSFIYWRMPIPQLDVAELEGLGLSDVALYKPKGGLGKLLSKQDEAQDISQEEEGLLQFNSFNFWRAPIASISSLDFDLI comes from the coding sequence ATGCTGGACACCATCAGCAGCCAGTACGATTCCTTCATCTACTGGAGGATGCCGATCCCACAGCTGGATGTGGCCGAGCTGGAGGGGCTGGGGCTCAGTGATGTGGCCCTCTACAAACCCAAAGGAGGGCTGGGCAAGCTCCTCAGCAAGCAGGATGAGGCCCAGGACATCTCCCAGGAAGAGGAGGGTCTGCTGCAGTTCAACAGCTTCAACTTCTGGCGAGCTCCCATTGCCAGCATCAGCTCCTTAGATTTCGACCTAATCTGA